The sequence ACGCCCGTCGTCGCCGACCACCACCAACCCGCCGATGCCGACACCGAGTACCACCTCAATCCGCTGTTGTTCGGCATCGACGGTGCGTCGGAGCTCTCCGGCGCGGGCGCGAGTTACGTGCTCGCCCGTGCGCTCGAAGGGAGCGAGAGCGACAACCGCGATTTGGCGGCGCTCGCCGTCGTCGGTGCGGTCGGTGACATGCAGGACTCCGACGGCGCGCTTCGCGGCGCGAACGAGGGAATCGTCGAAGAGGGCGTCGAGGCGGGCGTGCTGGAAGCCAACACCGACCTCACGCTGTACGGCAAGCAGACGCGACCGCTCCCCAAACTGCTCGAGTACGCCAGCGACGTGCGAATCCCGGGCATCTCGAACGACCACGCCGGTTCTATCACCTTCCTCGACGGACTGGATCTGGACCTGAAAGCCGACGGCGAGTGGCGGCGCTGGGCCGACCTCTCGGCGGACGAGCGACAGACCGTCGCCAGTGCCCTCGTTCGCCGCGCCGTCGCCAGCGGCGTACCCGCGGACCGCATCAACTCGCTCGTCGGGACGGCGTACACGCTCGTCGACGAGGAGTCCGGGACCGAACTCCGCGACGTGAGCGAGTTCTCGACGCTCCTGAACGCGACGGCGCGCTACAACCGCGCCGACGTGGGTCTGGCGGTCTGTCTGGGCGACCGAGACGGCGCGCTCGACCGAGCGCAGAAACTGCTGCGGAACCACCGCCGGAACCTCTCGGAGGGGCTGCAGTGGGTGAAGAACGAGGGCGTGACCGTCGAAGAGCACGTCCAGTGGTTCGACGCCGGAACGCGAATCCGCGAAACCATCGTCGGCATCGTCGCCGGGATGGCCGTCGGCGCCAGCGGCATCAGCCGCAGTAAACCCATCGTCGCGTTCGCCGAGAAGAACGACGAGGAGGTGAAAGTCTCCGCACGCGGGTCGCACTTCCTCACGCGGAAGGGCCTCGACCTCTCGCTTGCGATGCGCGACGCCTCGCGCGCCGTCGGCGGCGACGGCGGCGGGCACAACGTCGCCGCGGGGGCGACGATTCCGACCGGCGAACGCGAGGCGTTCGTCGCCGAAGTCGACCGTATCGTCGGCGAACAGCTGGGGTAGACGCGTTAGGCCGAATCGAGGACGGTTCGGTGTTATCCGCTGTACTCGACTAGCTGAGAGTCTCGAACGGGGTGGTTCGTAGCTGTGAGATAGCTCACGGAGATCCGCAGTATTGGTATATCGATATAGAGTTTATCTTGGACCATTCGTAAAAACAGGGGAGGTTCGAGAAACGAGCGCTGTCGGGAAGAGACGGGCCAGTTCGGCCCATCCTCGCTGTCCTGCCGGACGTGGGCACCGGAAACAGTGTAAACAGACGCCCGTCGTTCGGGGCCGTCAACTCGACCCTTCGCTCTCGCGGGTGTCGCGTCGTCACTCGGACCCTCCGAAGGCAGTTCGAGTCGATTTGCCGGATAGAGTCGACAAGATTCGGTCGTGTCGGCCGGAGTAGCGATGCGAACGATACGAGGCGTCCGAAGTCTGGGGACAGGAAGTGGCGGGGTAGCACAGAAGCGAACCGGGGAGGTAGCGCCCGCCCGATCTCGGACGGTCGATGTCAACTCTTCGCAGAGCGAGCAGTAGTTCGCTCGTCGAGCCGCCGGATTCCACTTGTCGCGAAAACGGCTCTCGAATAGACTCGCTGGTGGCTGCGAGCGGGAGCGAAATCGACGGTACGCCGACTGATTACGCACGGTATCACAACGTCCCCAGTCGACGAAGGGTAGCGGCGGTTTCGCGCCGTTCTGTGACCCGGTTTCCGAGTATTCGGTCGTATCAGGGCAAAAAAGGCCAGAAGTCGACAGAAAACAGTCCGAGACTGGCAGGCGGGAACTCGAAGCGACGGCCGTCATAAATCAAATACCGTGATACGAAATACACGCTCGCCTCCCAAACGGCGCTTCGGTGCAGGCGACTGTTAACACAGTGGGGAACAAACGACGGGTATGTCACGACACGAGGCCACCTTCGAGATAGAGTCGAAAACGGATTCGTACGCCGCCCGGCGCATCGTAGAGCGGGCGTACGACACGATTCGAGAAGAGTCGCGGAGCGTCCGCGAGGGGACGGACGACGCGCAGACGCTCTTGAGGGAGTTCGAGACGCTTCGAGACGCGGCGAGGCGTCCGACGCCCGGGAAACTGACGATTATCTACGAACAGGACGACGACGAGTTCGAGGACTGAGAGTCCGGCGGTCGAGTCGAGAGACTGTGAGAGAGCGAGCGATGGTCGGCGTGCGGATACCAGTCCTTTTCCCTCGTAACCGTCTCGTTTCGGTATGTCCTTCTCCTCGGCCGCCCCCTTAGTCCAGGGTGTGGCTTCGTCTCCGTTGACGGTCGACATGCTCGTCGTCTTCGCGCTCATCCTCCTCGCGTTCGTGTTGTTTGCGACCGAACGGTTCCCCATCGACGTCACCGCCATCCTGCTGATGGTTCTGTTGATGGTGCTCGAACCGTGGACGCAGATAACCCCCCGGGAGGGAATCTCCGGGTTCGCTAACCCCGCCACCATCACCGTGTTGGCGATGCTCATCTTGAGCACCGGCATCAACCGAACGGGTATCGTCCAACTGTTCGGTCGGAAGATGGCAGCGTTCGCGGGCGACGACCGACGCAAACAGCTCGCCGCGACCATCGGCGTCACCGGACCAGTGTCGGGAATCATCAACAACACGCCGGTCGTCGCCATCCTGGTTCCCGTCATCGCCGACCTCGCCCACGAGGGGAAGACGTCTCCGTCGAAACTGCTCATGCCGCTGTCGTTCGCCTCGATGCTCGGCGGGACACTGACGCTCATCGGGACGTCGACGAACATCCTCGCCAGCGACATCGCGGCGCAAATCGGCGCGGAGTCGCCCGAACTCGGGCTACAGGCGTTCGGGATGTTCGAGTTCACGAAACTCGGTGTCGTCGTCTTCGCGGTCGGAGCCCTCTATCTCATGACGGTCGGCGTCAGGTTGCTCCCCGAACGCGTGCCGGTCGACGAGGACCTCGTCGAGGAGTACGCTCTCCAGGAGTATCTCGCGGACGTCGTCGTCCCGGCGAACTCCTCGCTGCTCGGTCAGACCGTCGAAGAGGCGCTCGGCGACGACGAACTCGACATCGACGTTCTCCAACTGATTCGGAACGGAGAGCGATTCTCCGAACCGCTCGCCCGCAAGGAGATTCACCGGAGCGACACGCTCCGCCTCAGGACGAACCGGGAGACGCTCGAACGCATCATGGACGCGGAAGGACTCGCGCTCGCCGGGCGTCCGCAGACCGAGGGCGAGTTGCATCCGGACGAGGAGGAGCCCGTCCTGGTCGAAGTGGTCATCCCGTCGGGGTCGTTTCTCGTCGGCGAGACGCTGTCGAGTTCGGCGTTCCGACAGCGCTACGACGCGAACGTGCTCGCCTTCCGGACCCGCGGCGACGTGGTCCGCGACCGGTTCGAGGAGATCAAGGTCCGGGTGGGGGACACGCTACTCGTCCAGGCACCGCCCGACAGTCTCACCCGGCTCGTCCAGAACGAGGATTTCATCGTCGCCCACGAGTTCGACGAGGTGACCTATCGGAGCGAGAAGATACCGTTCGCCGTCCTCATCATCGCCGGCGTCGTCGCGCTGCCCGCGCTGAACGTGTTCCCGATAGTCGTCTCGGCGCTCGCGGGAGTCGTGGCGATGGTGTTCACCGGAGTGCTCAAGCCGAACGAACTGTACTCGTCCGTCGAGTGGAACGTCATCTTCCTCCTCGCCGGGGTCATCCCGCTCGGGATCGCCCTCCAACAGACCGGAGCCGCCGGCGTGCTCGGGAACGCCGTCGCCTCGACTGCGGCGTTCTTGCCCGCAATCGGCGTCCTCTGGGTGTTCTACCTCGCGACCGGGCTGTTGACGAGCGTCATCAGCAACAACGCGAGCGTCGTGCTGATGATTCCCGTGGCGGCCAGCGCCGCGCAGTCGATCGGCGCGAACGCGTTCGCGTTCGTGCTCGCCGTGACGTTCGCGGCGTCGACGGCGTTCATGACGCCCGTCGGCTACCAGACGAACCTCTTCGTCTACGGCCCCGGCGGCTACACGTTCTCGGATTACATCCGCGTCGGCGCGCCGCTGCAGTTGCTGCTGTCGGTCGTGACCGTGCTCGGAATCGCGTTCTTCTGGGGCGTCGGCGCGTGAACCCGAGAGTCGGACGGGCGGTCTGACTCGGGCCGTGCGACGCTATCGCGGCCTCACCAACCTTGCATCGTGCTAACGTTGATTGGACCAGGCGACGTCTTCACCGTATGGCCGAGTTTCCAGACGAACGTCAACTCGTAGTGGAGGTACGCTCCCAGTTGGAGCAGTGGACGAACAGCGCTCGGAGGGAGGCGTACACCGAACTGTTCGAGGGCGACGACCCGCTTCTCACCGCCGAAGAGCTCCAGTCGCTCGACGCACTCGATTCCGCGATGGAACGGGCGGGCGGCGACGGTATCTGGGGGACCGACCAGTACGGAATCCACACGGCCGGTACCGGGAGTTCAGACGCCTCGCTCGGCGTCGTCTGCGTCTACCACCCGCAGATAACCGACGACTCCGTCCTCCGGGGGCGCGAGGGTCTCGACGACGAGACGGAGGAGCGGCTCAACGCGGCGCTCTGGACGTACAGTGAACGCGTCGCGGAACTCGTCGGCCGAGAGCTCGACGCGTACGTCGAGCGAAAGGGGAGATAGTGCCGTCGGAGACGGCGTCTGTTCGGGAGAAAGGAAAAGAGAGGCCAGACGGGATTCGGCCCGCCTACCGTCCGACTGCTCGAATACGGACCGTCCAACTGCTCGAATACGGACCGTCCAACTGCTCGAACACGGACCGTCCAACTGCTCGAACACGGACCGTCCAACTGCTCGAACACGGACCGTCCAACTGCTCGAACACGGACCGTCCGACTTTTGCGCACCCCCGACCGACTCCCGTGTATGACCGACTTCGACCCCGAGAAGTTCGAAGAGAAGTACGTCCACTACTTCCCGCAACTGCAACGCGCGTACAAGAGCGCGTTCGAGACGATGAACGAGAAGTACGACTCGACGCTCATCCACGGCATCGACCAGCAGATTCTCAACGAGTCCGAGCCGGTGTACGAGGACGGTCGCTTCCGCATCCGGTTGCCCGAGAACCCCTACGACCGCCTCACGAGCGTCGTCGTCGACGACGAGAAACTGGACGCGACGCTGGAACGGTACGTCGAGGAGTTGGAGGCCGAACACCACCGCGTGTTCGGCGTCGAGCGGCCGGAATAGGCGAGCGCCGACGCCGACGTGCACGGTTTCGACTACCGGGGGTCGTTCCGAACCAAAGGCATAAGACGCCACACCGCCAACCCGCGCACATGAGTACGGAGCCACAGGACGCCGACGACGACCTCAAAGAGCGCGTCACTAACTTCCTGCGCCGCAACTTCCCGCAGATTCAGATGCACGGCGGCAGCGCCGCCATCCAGCATCTCGACCGCGAGAACGGCGAGGTGAGCATCGCTCTCGGTGGGGCGTGTTCCGGGTGCGGTATCTCGCCGATGACCATCCAGGCCATCAAGAGCCGGATGGTCAAAGAGATCCCCGAGATCAACAAGGTCAACGCCGACACCGGTATGGGTGGCGGTGGGATGGGCGGCGACGGCGGCATGAGTCCGTCGTTCCCCGGCGAGACGACCAGCGACGACGACGGCGGTAGCGACGAAGGCCCGCAGGCCCCGTTCTAACTCCGTTTTAGGGGTCGTCTGTCCCGCAGTAGCGTCGGCTTAGCGGCCGGAACATACCCGTGTTTTATTCCCGTTACGGACGGAGAGGGAGGTATGAGCGACGAGTCTCCCGCGAACGTGTTGTTCGTGGTGATGGACACGGTTCGGAAGGACCACCTGACGCCGTACGGTTACGACAAACCCACGACGCCCGGCCTCGAATCGTTCGCCGATGAGGCGATGGTGTTCGACCAGGCGGTCGCGCCCGCGCCGTGGACGCTTCCCGTCCACGCGTCGATGTTCACCGGGATGTACCCGAGTCGTCACGGTGCCGACCAGGAGACGCCGTACCTCGACAACGCGACGACGCTCGCAGAGACGCTGTCGGCGGCGGGCTACGACACGGCCTGCTACTCCTCGAACGCGTGGATTACGCCGTACACCCACCTCACCGACGGCTTCGACGACCAGAACAACTTCTTCGAGGTGATGCCCGGCGACCTGCTGTCGGGACCGCTGGCGAAGGCCTGGAAGACGCTCAACGACAACGAACGCCTGCGCACGGTCGCCGACAAACTCGTGAGTTTGGGTAACACCGCCCACGAGTACCTCGCCGACGGCGAGGGTGCAGACTCGAAGACGCCTGCCGTCATCGACCAGACGATGGAGTTCATCGAGGGGAGCGACCGGTCGTTCGCCTTCATCAACCTGATGGACGCCCACCTGCCGTACCACCCCCCGAAGGAGTACAGAGAGCGGTTCGCCCCCGGCGTCGACTCGACGGAGGTGTGCCAGAACTCCAAGGAGTACAACTCCGGCGCGCGCGACATCACCGACGGCGAGTGGGAGGACATTCGCGGCCTGTACGACGCCGAAATCGCCCACATCGACGACCAACTCACGCGCCTGTTCGACTGGCTGAAGGAGACCGACCGCTGGGACGACACGATGGTCGTCGTCTGCGCCGACCACGGCGAGCTCCACGGCGAGCACGACCTGTACGGTCACGAGTTCTGCCTGTACGACCCGCTCATCAACGTTCCGCTGATGGTCAAACACCCGGAGCTCGGCACCGGTCGCCGCGACGACCAGGTCGAGTTGGTCGACCTCTACCACACCGTACTGGACGCCCTCGACGTCGAAGGCGGAGAGCCCGCTTCGCCCGGTGAGGACGTGGTCGCCCGCGACCGGACTCGGTCGCTGCTCTCGGCGTCGTACCGCGAGTTCGCCGACGCTGACTCCCCGGACCCCGGCCAGCGGGGGTCGCCCGATGGCGAGTACGCGTTCGTCGAGTACTCCCGCCCGATCGTCGAACTCAAACAACTGGAGGAGAAGGCGAAAGCCGGCGGCGTCACGCTCCCGAAGGACTCCCGCTTCTACTCGCGGATGCGCGCCGTTCGACGGCCCGACGCGAAGTACGTCCGCATCGACCGCATCCCCAACGAGGCGTACCGCCTCGACGAGGACCCCGGTGAGTTGACGAATCTCGCCGGCAAGGGCGACGAGAGAATCGAGGCCGCGGAGCAGGCGCTCGCCCGCTTCGAGGAGGCCGCCGGCGGCGCGTGGACCGGCGCGGACGACGTGGAAGTGACCGACGACGCGCTGGACGACATGGACGACACGACCCAAGAACGGCTCCGGGACCTCGGCTACATGGAGTAACCGCGTCTCGACCCCGAGCGTCGGAAGTTACCGCAGCCCTCGACCCGCTTCCCACGCCCGCAACAGCGCCGCGAGCGTCCGGTTCGTCGGCACGTCGAGTCGGTGCCGCTCGGCGCGGGCGACGACCTCGCCCGAGATGGCGTCGACCTCGGTTCGCCGGTCGGCGTCGACGTCTTGGAGCATCGACGACCGGTTCTCGGCGGTCGCGTCGACGACTCTGTCGAGCGCCGCTAGCGCGCGGCGGTTCGGGACCGAGACACCTTCGGTTCGGGCGAGACGCGCTGTCTCGCGGGCGGCGGCGCGTGCCACGTCGGCCGCGTCGCCGTCGGCGAGCGCTCCGTTCTCGACTCGCGCGAGCGCCGTCACCGCGTTGATGCCCGCGTTGACCGCGAGTTTCGTCCAGCGACGCCGCGGCATATCCGTCGCGACGAGCGTCTCGATATCGGCGGCGCGAAACGCCCGCCCGACTCGTTCGGCGAGCGGGTCGGGTCCGCCGTCGAGCGACCCGAGG is a genomic window of Haloprofundus halophilus containing:
- a CDS encoding DHH family phosphoesterase; its protein translation is MSAGPVPELRARAEACAERLRSADSVLLASHIDADGLTSAAVAASALERAEIPFDTVFSKQLDADEIAAIAATDHETVLFTDFGSGQLDIITDHEAAGEFTPVVADHHQPADADTEYHLNPLLFGIDGASELSGAGASYVLARALEGSESDNRDLAALAVVGAVGDMQDSDGALRGANEGIVEEGVEAGVLEANTDLTLYGKQTRPLPKLLEYASDVRIPGISNDHAGSITFLDGLDLDLKADGEWRRWADLSADERQTVASALVRRAVASGVPADRINSLVGTAYTLVDEESGTELRDVSEFSTLLNATARYNRADVGLAVCLGDRDGALDRAQKLLRNHRRNLSEGLQWVKNEGVTVEEHVQWFDAGTRIRETIVGIVAGMAVGASGISRSKPIVAFAEKNDEEVKVSARGSHFLTRKGLDLSLAMRDASRAVGGDGGGHNVAAGATIPTGEREAFVAEVDRIVGEQLG
- a CDS encoding SLC13 family permease; translation: MLVVFALILLAFVLFATERFPIDVTAILLMVLLMVLEPWTQITPREGISGFANPATITVLAMLILSTGINRTGIVQLFGRKMAAFAGDDRRKQLAATIGVTGPVSGIINNTPVVAILVPVIADLAHEGKTSPSKLLMPLSFASMLGGTLTLIGTSTNILASDIAAQIGAESPELGLQAFGMFEFTKLGVVVFAVGALYLMTVGVRLLPERVPVDEDLVEEYALQEYLADVVVPANSSLLGQTVEEALGDDELDIDVLQLIRNGERFSEPLARKEIHRSDTLRLRTNRETLERIMDAEGLALAGRPQTEGELHPDEEEPVLVEVVIPSGSFLVGETLSSSAFRQRYDANVLAFRTRGDVVRDRFEEIKVRVGDTLLVQAPPDSLTRLVQNEDFIVAHEFDEVTYRSEKIPFAVLIIAGVVALPALNVFPIVVSALAGVVAMVFTGVLKPNELYSSVEWNVIFLLAGVIPLGIALQQTGAAGVLGNAVASTAAFLPAIGVLWVFYLATGLLTSVISNNASVVLMIPVAASAAQSIGANAFAFVLAVTFAASTAFMTPVGYQTNLFVYGPGGYTFSDYIRVGAPLQLLLSVVTVLGIAFFWGVGA
- a CDS encoding DUF7539 family protein, with amino-acid sequence MAEFPDERQLVVEVRSQLEQWTNSARREAYTELFEGDDPLLTAEELQSLDALDSAMERAGGDGIWGTDQYGIHTAGTGSSDASLGVVCVYHPQITDDSVLRGREGLDDETEERLNAALWTYSERVAELVGRELDAYVERKGR
- a CDS encoding DUF5783 family protein, translated to MTDFDPEKFEEKYVHYFPQLQRAYKSAFETMNEKYDSTLIHGIDQQILNESEPVYEDGRFRIRLPENPYDRLTSVVVDDEKLDATLERYVEELEAEHHRVFGVERPE
- a CDS encoding NifU family protein encodes the protein MSTEPQDADDDLKERVTNFLRRNFPQIQMHGGSAAIQHLDRENGEVSIALGGACSGCGISPMTIQAIKSRMVKEIPEINKVNADTGMGGGGMGGDGGMSPSFPGETTSDDDGGSDEGPQAPF
- a CDS encoding sulfatase, which produces MSDESPANVLFVVMDTVRKDHLTPYGYDKPTTPGLESFADEAMVFDQAVAPAPWTLPVHASMFTGMYPSRHGADQETPYLDNATTLAETLSAAGYDTACYSSNAWITPYTHLTDGFDDQNNFFEVMPGDLLSGPLAKAWKTLNDNERLRTVADKLVSLGNTAHEYLADGEGADSKTPAVIDQTMEFIEGSDRSFAFINLMDAHLPYHPPKEYRERFAPGVDSTEVCQNSKEYNSGARDITDGEWEDIRGLYDAEIAHIDDQLTRLFDWLKETDRWDDTMVVVCADHGELHGEHDLYGHEFCLYDPLINVPLMVKHPELGTGRRDDQVELVDLYHTVLDALDVEGGEPASPGEDVVARDRTRSLLSASYREFADADSPDPGQRGSPDGEYAFVEYSRPIVELKQLEEKAKAGGVTLPKDSRFYSRMRAVRRPDAKYVRIDRIPNEAYRLDEDPGELTNLAGKGDERIEAAEQALARFEEAAGGAWTGADDVEVTDDALDDMDDTTQERLRDLGYME
- a CDS encoding ketopantoate reductase family protein — encoded protein: MDVVVFGAGSLGSLVGALLARAHDVTLVARDPHASRVRESGLRISGAVETRTEPHATTDGTGLSADLALVTVKAFDTADAAAALATGEFDAVLSLQNGLTEETLRKRLDAPVLAGTATYGARLREPGHVECTGVGRLVLGSLDGGPDPLAERVGRAFRAADIETLVATDMPRRRWTKLAVNAGINAVTALARVENGALADGDAADVARAAARETARLARTEGVSVPNRRALAALDRVVDATAENRSSMLQDVDADRRTEVDAISGEVVARAERHRLDVPTNRTLAALLRAWEAGRGLR